Proteins from a genomic interval of Candidatus Auribacterota bacterium:
- a CDS encoding ORF6N domain-containing protein, giving the protein MKELIPPEWIKRKIYLIRGQKVMFDKDLAILYAVTTANLNKAVTRNPGRFPDDFSFKLTSDEVRNLIFHFGTSRLGGTRKMPRVFTEQGVAMLSSVLRSERAIQVNIAIMSVFVRLREILSTHKELAHKLRLLETRIDRYDHQIQSIFDAINQLILPPEKPKRRIGFYPEP; this is encoded by the coding sequence ATGAAAGAGCTAATTCCGCCGGAATGGATTAAACGTAAGATCTACCTAATAAGAGGACAGAAGGTAATGTTTGATAAAGACTTAGCAATTCTATACGCCGTTACAACAGCCAATCTTAATAAGGCCGTGACCAGAAACCCAGGCAGATTCCCCGATGACTTCTCATTTAAGCTGACGTCTGATGAAGTTAGAAACTTGATATTCCATTTTGGAACATCAAGATTGGGCGGTACTCGCAAGATGCCGCGCGTATTTACTGAACAAGGAGTAGCGATGCTGTCGAGTGTTCTCAGGAGCGAACGGGCCATCCAGGTCAACATAGCGATAATGAGTGTATTCGTGAGATTGAGAGAGATACTATCGACTCATAAAGAGCTTGCCCATAAGCTACGGCTACTTGAAACAAGGATTGATAGATACGATCACCAGATACAGTCTATTTTCGACGCAATAAATCAATTGATCTTGCCACCTGAAAAACCCAAGCGCCGCATCGGATTCTATCCGGAGCCATGA
- a CDS encoding ORF6N domain-containing protein, which translates to MGKADGSSLIASGKIESLILLMRGEKVILDADLAGLYGVPTFRFNEAVKRNRNRFPGDFVFQLTQEEVAALISQNAMSKSGRGGRRTLPYAFTEHGAVMAATVLSSPRTIEMSIFVVRAFIHLRNLLSTHKELALKLAELERKIETHDDKIRSLFEAIHEFMAPPEKPKRHIGFHAEP; encoded by the coding sequence ATGGGGAAGGCAGATGGTAGCTCCTTGATTGCTTCTGGGAAGATTGAGAGCCTTATTTTGCTTATGAGAGGCGAGAAGGTAATCCTGGATGCCGACCTGGCCGGGCTCTACGGTGTACCTACATTCCGCTTCAATGAGGCGGTGAAACGTAATCGCAATCGCTTCCCCGGAGACTTTGTGTTTCAGCTTACGCAAGAAGAAGTTGCAGCTTTGATATCGCAAAATGCGATGTCAAAGTCAGGTCGCGGGGGAAGAAGAACTCTCCCTTATGCTTTTACAGAACACGGCGCGGTCATGGCTGCGACTGTATTAAGTTCACCCCGTACGATAGAAATGAGCATATTTGTGGTGAGGGCGTTTATCCATTTGAGAAATCTACTTTCAACACATAAGGAGCTTGCCTTGAAGCTGGCCGAATTGGAAAGAAAAATTGAGACACATGACGATAAGATCCGCTCACTCTTCGAGGCCATTCATGAGTTTATGGCCCCTCCTGAGAAGCCCAAGCGGCACATCGGATTCCATGCGGAGCCGTGA
- a CDS encoding ORF6N domain-containing protein: MGTTKSPSLVLTERIERAIVLMRGQKVMLDRDLAALYGVSTKALKQAVKRNADRFPEDFMFNLNDHEFAHWRSQFVTSKADRMGLRYPPMAFTEQGVAMLSSVLKSKRAVQVNIEIMRAFMKLRMILSTHVELARKLEEMEKKYDAQFRVVFDAIRELMSPLENPKSRIGFHAKP, from the coding sequence ATGGGGACGACAAAATCTCCTTCATTAGTGCTTACAGAACGGATAGAAAGGGCGATCGTTTTGATGAGGGGCCAGAAAGTGATGCTTGATAGGGATCTCGCTGCTCTTTATGGTGTCTCGACAAAAGCGCTCAAGCAGGCAGTTAAGCGAAACGCCGACCGTTTCCCTGAGGATTTCATGTTTAATCTGAACGATCATGAGTTCGCTCATTGGAGGTCACAATTTGTGACCTCCAAGGCCGACCGTATGGGACTACGCTATCCACCAATGGCCTTTACAGAGCAAGGGGTAGCCATGCTCTCCAGTGTTCTTAAGAGCAAAAGGGCCGTCCAGGTGAATATTGAAATCATGCGGGCATTTATGAAACTGCGGATGATTCTGTCGACGCATGTCGAGCTGGCCCGCAAACTCGAAGAAATGGAGAAGAAATACGACGCTCAATTTAGGGTGGTTTTCGACGCAATTCGCGAACTCATGTCCCCGCTGGAAAATCCGAAAAGCCGCATCGGATTCCATGCGAAGCCATGA
- a CDS encoding beta-1,3-glucanase family protein yields the protein MKKIVLHLPAILIFVAFTSTIYASDLLKVTVANNSDQYGDDQVYVQMLGLDPGGSGKNGYVDLATSTWREISEADNTVTPPGGPWGKLFTNYSKKLSELASEGSHAGSFNMPRIISGRIYVSFEQPVYFHVNPGPALETPSAVDASLPNYSIIFDKVELDWENGKYPFLNTTTVDFFSISFMLELQLANGTSQKRGFTQTRKTIMNNLTTLPAIWQNGVVTSGSSVVRFNAPQIIPDPNPFANYFDSYVTDCWNYYTPPNTLTLQNPPNTAAWSATGQVIGGDFTFVTNTGETVTINNLVGQSTHIFGCDGAGYLFTTGSDSIAKQGIITQMGAALNRTVLFNIKDSTTWWNDPAQFYAQDITNHYSKVLHAAAYEGYCYGFPYDDVGNFSTGVTGDAIGAVITIQSMTSQTPPSPTPLPIVNLKPNKYILSKNEQLTVLLDVTQPITTSFYPGFYFQMPNGKRLYITQGNKLTATPSAYIQKKQGKKSVPVAIRVPRAISNYQLFKAPLKSVPVGAYMLQGGALNTKPVVVNGQYNWLSNGADTERLQVR from the coding sequence ATGAAAAAGATCGTTTTGCATCTGCCGGCAATTCTCATTTTTGTCGCATTCACATCAACTATTTACGCCAGTGATCTTTTAAAAGTGACAGTCGCGAATAATTCGGACCAATATGGCGACGATCAGGTCTACGTCCAGATGCTCGGGCTGGATCCGGGCGGCTCGGGGAAGAACGGCTATGTGGATCTGGCCACCTCTACCTGGAGGGAGATCTCCGAAGCGGACAACACCGTCACGCCTCCCGGCGGCCCGTGGGGAAAACTGTTCACCAACTACTCGAAGAAGCTCTCCGAACTGGCAAGCGAAGGATCCCACGCGGGGTCTTTCAACATGCCGCGCATCATCAGCGGCAGGATCTACGTATCGTTCGAGCAGCCGGTGTACTTTCATGTGAATCCCGGCCCGGCACTGGAAACTCCATCCGCGGTCGACGCATCCCTCCCCAACTACTCGATCATATTTGACAAGGTCGAGCTGGACTGGGAGAATGGCAAGTACCCGTTCCTGAACACCACGACCGTGGATTTCTTCAGCATCTCCTTCATGCTCGAACTGCAGCTCGCCAACGGGACATCACAAAAGCGCGGGTTCACACAGACGAGAAAAACGATCATGAACAACCTGACTACCCTTCCCGCAATCTGGCAGAACGGCGTCGTGACGAGCGGCTCCTCGGTGGTGAGGTTCAACGCGCCTCAAATCATTCCAGACCCCAACCCGTTTGCAAATTACTTTGACAGCTACGTCACCGATTGCTGGAACTATTATACGCCACCGAATACGCTGACGCTGCAGAATCCTCCCAATACCGCGGCATGGAGCGCCACCGGCCAGGTCATCGGGGGTGATTTTACCTTTGTTACAAACACAGGAGAAACGGTGACGATCAATAATCTTGTCGGGCAGAGCACGCACATATTCGGATGCGATGGAGCGGGCTATCTATTTACCACAGGGAGCGACAGCATCGCGAAACAGGGCATCATAACGCAAATGGGCGCCGCGCTGAACAGGACCGTCCTGTTCAATATAAAAGATAGTACGACATGGTGGAACGACCCCGCGCAGTTCTACGCTCAGGATATCACCAATCATTATTCGAAGGTGCTACACGCCGCCGCGTACGAGGGCTATTGCTACGGCTTCCCATACGACGACGTGGGGAACTTCAGCACCGGCGTTACCGGTGATGCCATAGGGGCGGTGATAACCATCCAGAGCATGACCAGCCAGACCCCGCCCTCGCCGACTCCCCTTCCCATCGTCAATCTCAAGCCCAACAAATATATCCTTTCAAAGAACGAGCAGCTCACGGTTCTGCTGGACGTGACGCAGCCCATCACCACCTCGTTCTATCCGGGTTTCTACTTCCAGATGCCCAACGGAAAGCGGTTGTACATCACGCAGGGGAACAAGCTCACCGCCACGCCGAGCGCGTACATCCAGAAGAAGCAGGGGAAGAAAAGCGTGCCGGTGGCGATCAGGGTGCCGCGCGCGATCAGCAATTATCAGCTGTTCAAAGCCCCTTTGAAAAGCGTTCCCGTGGGTGCCTACATGCTCCAAGGGGGCGCGCTGAACACGAAGCCCGTGGTGGTGAACGGCCAGTACAACTGGCTGTCGAACGGCGCGGACACGGAGAGGCTGCAGGTCAGGTAA
- the bioD gene encoding dethiobiotin synthase, whose amino-acid sequence MSGRGLFITGTDTGVGKTVVTALLASLLARRHISVGVMKPVATGGEERGGVLRSPDAMFFKEKLALDEPLELINPVCFREPLAPSIAARCEGREVDLAVLDEAYSSLLLRHDAVLIEGIGGLLVPMRGRFTVADLALRWEVPLLVVARPGLGTINHTALTISYARSRGLRVAGFIVNASRPLHGDRAEATSTACIEELCDVKCWGIIPYSGESLAEPRAWAQLCEKACLILTPHLADFFNVRNG is encoded by the coding sequence ATGAGCGGCCGTGGTCTTTTTATCACCGGTACCGACACCGGTGTGGGGAAAACGGTCGTTACAGCCCTCCTCGCTTCTCTCCTGGCGCGCCGCCATATCAGCGTGGGTGTGATGAAGCCGGTGGCGACCGGCGGCGAGGAACGGGGGGGGGTGCTCCGTTCTCCCGATGCCATGTTTTTCAAAGAGAAGCTCGCGCTTGACGAGCCGCTTGAACTCATCAATCCTGTCTGCTTTCGGGAGCCGCTCGCGCCTTCAATTGCAGCGCGGTGCGAGGGGAGAGAGGTTGACCTTGCCGTCCTGGACGAGGCCTATTCGTCGCTGCTGCTGCGCCACGACGCGGTCCTCATCGAGGGGATCGGCGGGCTGCTCGTGCCCATGAGGGGGAGATTCACCGTGGCAGATCTCGCCCTGCGGTGGGAGGTCCCTCTCCTCGTCGTGGCCCGCCCGGGCCTCGGGACGATCAACCACACGGCCCTCACGATCTCGTACGCGCGCTCGCGCGGACTGCGCGTCGCCGGTTTTATCGTGAACGCCTCCCGTCCCCTCCACGGCGACCGCGCCGAGGCGACGAGCACCGCCTGCATAGAGGAACTCTGCGACGTGAAATGCTGGGGAATAATCCCCTATAGCGGCGAGTCATTGGCGGAGCCCCGTGCCTGGGCCCAGCTTTGTGAAAAGGCGTGCCTCATCCTCACTCCTCACCTTGCAGATTTTTTCAATGTCCGCAACGGTTAA
- the bioA gene encoding adenosylmethionine--8-amino-7-oxononanoate transaminase, whose amino-acid sequence MKRGYTLEKKDKKYVWHPFTQMSDWERDEIVVIRSARGCVLEDTRGRRYLDGVSSLWVNVHGHRKKAIDRAIRAQLDRVAHTTLLGLASQPSIALAEELVRVAPRGLEKVFYSDNGSTAVEVALKLSFQYWQHRGGEHRRRHMFIRFANGYHGDTIGAVSVGGIGLFHDTYRPLLFPTLEGPSFYCYRCGFGKEPASCASECLASLDALIRRHRVRVAALIIEPVVQAAGGMIVAPPGHLAAVERLCRKHGILLIADEVAVGFGRTGTMFACEHEGVSPDILVLSKGITGGYLPLAATLTTKKIYDAFRAPYRMKKTFFHGHSYTGNALACAAALANLGVFRRERVLERLQQKIRLLSRLLGRFAQLPHVGDVRQKGFMVGIELVRSKKTRGPYAYGSRMGHRVCVRARRHGLLIRPLGDVIVLMPPLSMSRVELKRMLDVVYHCIREETE is encoded by the coding sequence ATGAAACGCGGATACACACTGGAAAAGAAAGACAAAAAGTACGTGTGGCATCCATTCACCCAGATGAGTGATTGGGAGCGGGATGAGATTGTGGTCATCCGCTCGGCGCGCGGGTGCGTCCTTGAGGATACCAGGGGGAGGAGATACCTCGATGGCGTTTCCTCTCTCTGGGTGAACGTCCACGGCCACAGGAAGAAAGCGATCGACAGGGCGATCCGCGCTCAACTCGACAGGGTTGCGCATACGACGCTCCTCGGGCTGGCGAGTCAGCCATCGATAGCGCTGGCAGAGGAGCTCGTCCGCGTCGCGCCGCGGGGCCTGGAGAAGGTGTTTTATTCCGACAATGGGTCCACGGCGGTGGAGGTTGCCCTGAAGCTGTCGTTCCAGTACTGGCAACACAGGGGGGGGGAACACCGGCGAAGACATATGTTTATACGCTTCGCCAACGGCTACCACGGCGATACAATCGGCGCGGTGAGTGTCGGCGGAATCGGCCTCTTCCACGACACCTACCGGCCGCTGCTCTTCCCGACGCTTGAGGGGCCATCCTTTTACTGCTATCGCTGCGGCTTCGGGAAGGAACCTGCGTCCTGTGCCTCGGAGTGCCTCGCCTCGCTCGATGCGCTCATCCGCCGTCACCGCGTGCGCGTCGCGGCGCTCATCATTGAGCCGGTCGTCCAGGCGGCCGGCGGGATGATAGTGGCTCCCCCGGGGCATCTCGCCGCTGTCGAAAGGCTCTGCAGAAAGCACGGCATACTGCTCATCGCCGATGAGGTCGCCGTCGGGTTTGGCAGGACCGGGACAATGTTCGCCTGCGAGCATGAGGGCGTGTCTCCCGATATCCTCGTCCTCTCGAAGGGGATCACGGGGGGCTACCTGCCGCTCGCGGCGACGCTCACCACGAAAAAGATATACGACGCGTTTCGGGCCCCCTACCGGATGAAGAAGACATTTTTTCACGGCCACTCGTACACCGGCAACGCGCTCGCGTGTGCCGCGGCCCTCGCCAACCTGGGAGTCTTCAGGAGGGAGAGGGTCCTCGAACGACTCCAGCAGAAGATCCGGCTCCTCTCGCGCCTCCTGGGGAGATTCGCGCAGCTCCCCCACGTCGGTGACGTGAGGCAGAAGGGATTTATGGTGGGGATCGAGCTCGTGCGCTCAAAAAAGACGCGGGGGCCTTATGCCTATGGCTCCCGGATGGGTCACCGTGTGTGCGTGCGGGCGCGGAGGCATGGCCTTCTGATCCGCCCCCTCGGCGACGTGATCGTGCTCATGCCGCCGCTTTCCATGAGCCGGGTGGAGTTGAAACGGATGCTCGACGTGGTCTACCATTGCATCAGGGAGGAAACCGAATGA
- the bioF gene encoding 8-amino-7-oxononanoate synthase translates to MNSLSEQLHRELEDIKAAGLHRAPRVIGGAQGPRLEIAGREYLCVCSNNYLGLASHPAVKEAARGAIARYGWGGGASRLVSGTMRLHEELEGMIAEFRKTEAAIMFPAGYMANVGVISALTGPRDTVIVDKLDHASIIDGCRLSGARMRVYPHGNTDRLEKILKKSSGSRRRLVVTDGIFSMDGDLAPLREIVAISKQYGAWAMVDEAHATGVLGAQGRGAAELLGVEEGVDISIGTLSKALGGSGGYVAGSAALIDLLRNKARSFIYTTAPPPAMCAAAIAALGVVRSGPELRNALLEKTDRLRRGLNALGFDTMRSRHHIIPVLIGEADAAVAFSGRLFQRKILAPSIRPPTVPRGTSRLRLTLMSTHAETDIDYLLAACGELAEGSPGLLRAAPGGERQT, encoded by the coding sequence ATGAACTCGCTTTCAGAACAACTTCATCGAGAACTAGAGGATATCAAGGCCGCGGGTCTCCACCGCGCTCCTCGCGTCATCGGGGGAGCCCAGGGGCCGCGCCTCGAGATCGCTGGGCGGGAGTACCTCTGTGTCTGCTCCAATAACTATCTCGGCCTGGCGTCGCATCCCGCAGTCAAAGAGGCGGCGCGCGGGGCGATCGCGCGCTACGGGTGGGGAGGGGGTGCCTCGCGCCTCGTCTCCGGGACAATGCGGCTGCACGAGGAGCTGGAAGGGATGATCGCCGAATTCAGAAAAACTGAAGCGGCGATTATGTTCCCCGCGGGGTACATGGCGAACGTGGGTGTGATCAGCGCGCTCACCGGGCCCAGGGATACGGTGATCGTGGACAAGCTCGATCACGCGAGCATCATAGATGGCTGCCGTCTCTCGGGCGCTCGGATGAGGGTGTATCCTCACGGAAATACCGACAGGCTGGAGAAAATTCTGAAAAAGAGCAGCGGTTCCCGGAGGAGGCTCGTCGTCACCGACGGCATATTCAGCATGGACGGCGATCTGGCCCCGCTCCGGGAGATCGTCGCGATCTCAAAACAGTATGGGGCATGGGCCATGGTGGACGAGGCGCACGCCACGGGTGTGCTCGGCGCGCAGGGCCGCGGCGCGGCGGAACTCCTGGGCGTGGAGGAGGGGGTAGACATATCCATCGGAACGCTCAGCAAGGCGCTCGGGGGGAGCGGCGGCTACGTGGCAGGGTCGGCTGCGCTGATAGATCTGTTGCGCAACAAAGCGCGCAGCTTTATCTACACGACCGCGCCTCCGCCCGCGATGTGTGCCGCTGCGATCGCGGCGCTCGGCGTTGTGCGGAGCGGTCCTGAGCTCAGGAATGCGCTCCTTGAGAAAACGGACAGACTGCGCCGGGGACTGAACGCCCTCGGGTTCGATACGATGCGGAGCAGGCACCATATCATACCCGTCCTCATCGGAGAAGCGGATGCCGCAGTGGCGTTTTCCGGCCGGCTGTTTCAGAGGAAGATCCTCGCGCCCTCGATACGGCCCCCGACCGTTCCGCGGGGGACCAGCCGGCTGAGGCTCACCCTCATGTCGACCCATGCGGAAACTGATATCGACTACCTGCTCGCCGCGTGCGGTGAGCTCGCGGAGGGCTCGCCGGGGCTTTTGAGGGCCGCGCCGGGAGGGGAACGACAGACATGA
- a CDS encoding beta-ketoacyl-[acyl-carrier-protein] synthase family protein produces the protein MGVSGGRSVVVTGVGLVTPLGCDCQTVWGRLIRGESGAAALPDGPLGLTGARYYCPVTDEDFPSGGLRHISFALRAAESAVADAALAVADCRENIGVSVGSSKGGFMALEHACDALHEGRPGAIEREGFVAYYVGSAASAVTGRWRLGGPVVAPGAACATGAHAILAGRRMIMMGDAGIVIAGATESCITPLLLGGYRRMGVLATDTGSPAEACKPYDALRNGFVLGEGCGIVILEEERHASARGARVRAELKGGAIGEDIFHVTAPEPSGVELGRVISAALCRAGVKREEVDYINMHGTGTRLNDPAETNAIKVAFGNAASLLSLSSTKPMTGHLLGAAGSVEFIIALMALERGVVPPTINLRHPDPRCDLDYTPLAAKRREIRNAVSISCGFGGHIGVLVAGRPEG, from the coding sequence GTGGGCGTGAGTGGAGGGCGCTCCGTTGTCGTCACCGGGGTGGGACTGGTGACCCCTCTGGGGTGCGATTGTCAAACTGTGTGGGGAAGGCTCATACGGGGAGAGAGCGGCGCCGCGGCCCTGCCGGATGGCCCGCTGGGCCTCACCGGCGCGCGGTACTACTGTCCGGTGACCGATGAGGACTTTCCTTCCGGCGGTCTGCGCCATATCTCTTTTGCGTTGAGGGCGGCTGAGTCGGCGGTCGCAGATGCGGCGTTGGCGGTTGCGGATTGCCGCGAGAATATCGGCGTGAGCGTTGGATCGAGCAAGGGTGGATTTATGGCGCTGGAGCATGCCTGTGACGCGTTGCATGAAGGGCGTCCGGGGGCGATTGAGCGCGAGGGGTTCGTGGCATACTACGTGGGCAGCGCGGCGTCGGCAGTCACGGGACGATGGAGGCTCGGAGGGCCCGTGGTCGCTCCGGGGGCAGCGTGCGCAACGGGAGCGCACGCAATCCTGGCCGGACGTCGCATGATCATGATGGGAGATGCAGGGATCGTCATTGCGGGCGCCACTGAATCCTGCATCACTCCCCTGCTGCTGGGCGGCTACCGGCGCATGGGGGTACTCGCGACAGATACGGGCAGTCCTGCCGAGGCGTGCAAACCATATGATGCACTGCGGAACGGCTTTGTGCTCGGCGAGGGGTGCGGAATTGTCATTCTTGAAGAGGAGAGGCACGCGTCAGCACGTGGTGCGCGCGTGCGCGCGGAGCTGAAGGGGGGCGCGATCGGCGAGGATATTTTTCACGTGACCGCCCCCGAGCCTTCCGGGGTGGAGCTCGGGAGGGTGATTTCGGCCGCACTGTGCAGAGCCGGCGTGAAGCGGGAAGAGGTTGATTACATCAACATGCACGGAACGGGAACGCGTTTGAACGATCCCGCTGAGACCAATGCGATAAAGGTCGCGTTCGGGAACGCGGCCTCGCTCCTCTCGCTCAGCTCAACGAAACCGATGACCGGTCACCTCCTGGGTGCGGCGGGGAGCGTGGAGTTCATCATCGCCCTCATGGCGCTCGAACGCGGAGTGGTTCCACCGACGATCAATCTGCGCCATCCTGATCCTCGGTGCGATCTGGACTATACGCCGCTTGCCGCGAAAAGGCGGGAGATCAGGAACGCGGTCTCGATCTCATGCGGTTTCGGAGGCCATATCGGCGTGCTCGTCGCGGGCCGCCCGGAGGGGTGA
- a CDS encoding 3-oxoacyl-ACP reductase FabG, which produces MKRVALVTGASRGLGRCIAKEFANAGYRVAINYRASRPQALQLARVINRRGGESLCLQADVACGNEVGRMVDEVLRRWGRVDVLVNNAGIMHESLLLTTSEKDWDRVLDTNLKGAFNCSRRVAPLMAAQHSGHIINICSILGVCGGRGESAYAASKAALIGLTTSLARELGGSGVSANAVMPGFMRTSMTRTVAGETRDAAQAGNVLKRFSDPAAVARFIVHLAGMATVSGQLFNLDGRIYRWA; this is translated from the coding sequence ATGAAGAGGGTTGCGCTGGTGACGGGCGCCTCGCGCGGGCTCGGCAGGTGCATCGCGAAGGAGTTTGCCAATGCGGGATACCGCGTGGCGATAAACTACCGTGCCAGCCGCCCGCAGGCGCTCCAACTCGCGCGCGTCATAAACCGCCGCGGGGGGGAGTCACTGTGCCTTCAGGCGGATGTCGCATGCGGCAATGAGGTGGGGAGGATGGTAGATGAGGTGCTCCGCCGGTGGGGAAGAGTAGACGTTCTGGTTAACAATGCAGGTATCATGCATGAATCCCTGCTTTTAACCACTAGCGAGAAGGACTGGGACAGGGTGCTGGATACAAATCTCAAGGGGGCGTTCAACTGCTCGCGGAGGGTCGCGCCCCTGATGGCCGCGCAGCATTCCGGGCATATTATCAACATTTGCTCAATTCTCGGCGTCTGCGGAGGGAGGGGTGAGAGCGCATATGCCGCTTCAAAGGCCGCGCTCATCGGGTTGACCACAAGCCTGGCTCGGGAGTTGGGCGGCTCGGGGGTTAGCGCGAACGCCGTGATGCCCGGGTTCATGCGCACGTCAATGACGAGAACAGTCGCGGGAGAGACAAGGGATGCGGCGCAGGCGGGCAACGTGCTGAAGAGATTTTCCGATCCCGCTGCCGTCGCGCGCTTCATCGTTCATCTGGCGGGGATGGCGACTGTTTCAGGCCAGCTCTTCAATCTGGACGGAAGGATCTATCGGTGGGCGTGA
- the bioB gene encoding biotin synthase BioB: MENKVHDAVQPILKKGRIPRETARGILDAPLDDLLCEADRLRRQFYGNRVALCAIVNARSGLCGEDCKFCAQSAHHQTGVTTYPMLAEEDILERARQAREMGARYFSVVTSGRRLSGDEVEIVCGIVRALRGTDGLIPCASLGELSADTARRLKDAGLSRYHHNLECAERFFPRVCATHGWRDRVRTVSAAKAAGLEVCAGGIFGLGENWEDRVDLALALRDLEVDSVPLNFLAPVRGTPYEFQPPLAAEDALRIIALFRIMLPRAEIRIAGGRELILGEMQSRVFLAGANGIMIGDYLTTKGRKPEDDLQMIEQLGLEIE; encoded by the coding sequence ATGGAAAACAAAGTCCATGACGCCGTCCAGCCGATACTGAAGAAGGGGCGGATTCCGCGCGAAACGGCACGGGGGATCCTCGATGCCCCTCTTGACGATCTGCTCTGCGAAGCGGACCGGCTGCGGCGGCAATTCTATGGAAATAGGGTCGCCCTCTGCGCCATCGTCAATGCCAGATCAGGGCTCTGCGGCGAGGACTGCAAATTCTGCGCGCAATCGGCGCATCACCAGACCGGCGTGACCACATACCCGATGCTCGCTGAAGAGGATATCCTTGAACGCGCGCGCCAGGCCCGGGAGATGGGCGCCCGGTATTTCAGCGTGGTGACAAGCGGCCGGCGCCTGAGCGGGGACGAGGTGGAAATCGTGTGTGGGATAGTCCGCGCGTTGAGGGGGACAGACGGCCTGATCCCCTGCGCCTCGCTCGGCGAACTGAGCGCGGATACAGCCCGAAGGCTCAAGGACGCCGGCCTCTCCCGCTACCACCATAATCTCGAATGCGCCGAGCGCTTTTTCCCGCGGGTGTGCGCCACGCACGGATGGCGGGACCGCGTGAGGACGGTGAGCGCGGCGAAGGCCGCCGGACTGGAGGTGTGCGCGGGGGGAATATTCGGGCTGGGAGAAAATTGGGAGGACAGGGTTGATCTTGCGCTGGCGCTGAGGGATTTGGAAGTGGATTCAGTTCCACTGAATTTTCTCGCGCCCGTCAGGGGCACTCCCTATGAATTTCAGCCGCCGCTCGCCGCGGAAGACGCGCTGAGGATCATCGCGCTCTTTCGCATCATGCTGCCTCGCGCGGAGATAAGGATTGCGGGCGGGAGAGAGCTCATCCTCGGGGAAATGCAGAGCCGGGTATTCCTCGCTGGCGCGAACGGTATCATGATCGGCGACTATTTGACCACGAAGGGGCGGAAGCCGGAAGACGACCTGCAGATGATAGAGCAGTTGGGTCTGGAGATAGAATAG